GGGTGTAGACTACTTGAAAACTTTTTATCATAGCCTTTAACCCCCTGCTTTAGGAGTCAACAAAAAATGGATATTATGAGGCTATTAAATGTAAATAACATTCCATTACATCCTAAAAGAACATATCAAACAAGGTTGAACTCCATTCACAACCACCCCTCAACCTCTAACGTAATTCCATGCATAATATAACCCTTTTTGATTAACTTGCTAAAATTTCTCTTTTTGATATTTTAAGAATCAAAAAGTTTTTTTGGTTGGACAGCAAAAGACAATTTCCATTTTACTTTCCTCAGTCATGTTGAACAAAACTTATATATTTTACCGGATATGCATTGTTATTAGTTATTACCTTCACTTTATagcaaaataaaaatttgttagaACTTAGAAGTACTATTTGGAAGGCAAAAGGTTGAACCAAACAGTGCATAACGTTGGAATTGAGCTGATCACGTTATGGAGCTTCATTTGACTCAATTTATTAGTGAACAAATGATCTAATATTTAATTCAGTTTAGCTCCATCCAAGCCCAATAAACAAGCTCCTTGCATATCACCTCCATAATTATATTTGAGATAGAAAGACATCAATGAGATAGAATACTTTATGCAAGGCCAACACATCATGGCGTTGCTTATCATCGCTCAAACCACACCAAACACAGCCCATACACATCATCAGAACTAAAATATTTTTGGAACTATGATCTATATATGCCCATACCAATGTGAAACCCACATAAAACATAAGGCCAGGTCGGTTGTTCAGCTCCTGAACATTTGTAATTGATGCGGGCCTTGGACAGAAAGGCAGAActtttttttaactaattttaatttctaacaGTCCTAAATTATCTAGGACGCCTTGTGAAAACTTCCAGCAGTTGTAGAGATTATATTAGAATTAATTAGGAAGGCTTATACTCTATTTAGGACTTATTAATGTTTTCCTACTTTAATTGGAATTTAGTTTTCCTATTTAGTgtatattttcttattatattttagTTTATCTAAAATTCCTATTTAGTAACTTTACATTCCTATTAGATTTAGGATATTAATATCTATAAATACTCTTATTTACATGTAATTTTGAGAcagattattattaataaaaattcagTATAGGTTTCTCTCCTTGTGTTCACTCTTGTATATGGAGTGTGTTTCTATTTTAGCTTCACGTTGCGTCACTTTACCATGGGGACAAAACGTTGCAATGATGGGAGCGATGTTCAGAGCAACAAATGGATCTCAGACTCTAGCATATCGAGAGACGCCTCAAAGAAATTGTAGATCGTCTTGGTGCTTTAGGAACTAAAATAAATAGGAATTGGGTTGACAAAAAAAGGTTAGGAGATGGTGCAACTCGTGGTGATCCTATTTATCGATCAATTTTTTGCACATAGTCAATATGTCTACTACAATGATTCAGAGGAGAAAGATGACTATGAAACAATCAAGTTCAATAGGCATCAATGGTACGGTGGTAATAAGAGAAAAAGCGTGGGTTATCTTGATATTCCTAATTTTTATGGAGATCTTAATATAGAGGAATTTTTATATTGGATTGCAAATGTGGATAGGTTCTTTGACCAGGTGGATATAGCACTGGAAAAACAAGTTCAATTGGTGGCTTGTCGGTTGAAAGGTGGTGCTTCTACTTGGTGGGAATGGCTACAATCTAAAAGGAAGTGAGAAGGAAAAGGGCCAGATCGTACATGGTTTATAATTAAGTATTTGTTAGAACAATAATTTTTGCCTTTAAATTATGAGCAGATTTTATTCCAATAAAAACTTTGCCAAGAAGAGGTCCAACCAAATCCTTTCTTGATTGTGAAACAAGAAAATGAAGGACAAAAGGAGCTTCAAGATTCAACAATGCAACTTGAAGTAGATGAGACTAAATTTGAAGAATTGGAACCTGAAACTTTAACTGAATTTCTTTTTGCTATGGTTAAAGATGAAGACTTAAAGAATGTTTTCTAGGGAACAATGAAGGTCATGCCATGGAAATTTCAATGGTGCTTGAGGAAAAACAATCCACGGATATAATTATTGAGATCGAAGAAACTCAAATCATAAAGTTGATGGAAGTTGAAGATTTATTTGACCCTTTAATTCCAATTGTTTTTTTGATTCTATTTGTCTAGGTGTTCTCACAGATACAAACAAAAACACGAAGATTCTCAATTCCGCTTTTTTCGTATCAATCTTATTGATTCCATCCTTGAAAGTTACATGATGCACATCTCCAATGAAAATTCTCATTCTCTTCTGCTTCAAATTTCGAGGGAGGATTTATTTTAAGTGGGGGAGAAGAGTGCTAGAGTTGTTATGACTGTGTTTTTGGATCATTGCAAGTTATTTCAACTCGAGGACGAGTTTTTTTTCAAGTAGGGGAGTATGATGCGAGCTTGGACAACAAGgcagaacttttttttttaactaattttaatttacaacagtCCTAAATTATCTAGGACGTCTTGTGAAGACTTTTAGTAGTTGTAGAGATTATATTAGAATTAATTAGAAAGTCTCCTACTCTATTTAGGACTTATTAATGTTTTTTTACTTTACTTAGGATTTAGTTTTCCTATTTAGTTTATATTTTCTTATTGTATTTTAGTTTATCTAAAATTCCTATTTAGTAGCTTTACATTCCTATTAGGTTTAGGAGATTAATATCTATAAATATCCTTATTTACATATAAATTTGAGCtagattattattaataaaaattcagCAAAGTTTTCTCTCCTTATTTTCACTCTTGTGTATAGAGTGTGTTTCTATTTGAGTTTCACGATGCgttaataataaaaaacacaatgcatcaaggaaacatgaagaaaagATCCACTTATCGACACCCCTAATGCCTCAGGAAAAAAGGGGGATAAAATAGTACTTGATAGCATTATCCTCTTGGTGTTTCTCAGTATAAGGTCCTCAGCGATGAATATTAGGCCTAGTGATACTTATAGTCAACAGGGTATCCTGCTCTCAGTATATTATGACCTTTCAACACTAAAAGACACCTGAACCAAATTTTTTATGATCCTGAATTCAGAAGAATCATGCGATCAGCTAGGAATAATTATTCATTCACAAGCTCAAGTAAAGCCCAATctccaataaaaataaaagatgTAACACCTGGCATCATTACTGACAACACATCCaatttaggtctatacctcacaACATCTAGTATGCCGATAATTCACATTTTCACTCATCAATAATGTGACCTTCATTATCTATTGGGCTGCAGAGACTATATTTTCCCTCTAAATCCTAACTACCAAAATAACAAGCACAGTGTGGACAGGGCTGATTCAAGTGAATTTGGAAATAATACATATGCTTATAAAAATAGAGAGTTCCAAGATTATCAAGTAGGTGCAATATCATATCAGtggaatacaaattttaaagcatGAATAGAAAGTGAATTTTTTACAATAATCAACTAATAAATATCACATTGTTCATAAGATAGTTATCAAGAAACCACTTAACCTAAAAATTCAAACTTGTAGATGAAACCTAAGAATAGTTTTAAATTTAACATCTCTAATGAGGGCAGATTTACACCAACCAATATAATATGAAGAGTTGGACGCATAACATGCAGGTGGTTCACTAACAGAGCTATCACCGCAAGGGGAAGCTTTCAACATGTCATAACTATACCCCAAGGCCTTTTTATTGTTTGTTCTCAATTCTTTTTCTATAATGGCCCATAATGCACATTATGGCACAGGTCCAAAAATGGATTACAAGCCTATCAAAGATGTCAATGTTCAAGAAATGCCAACAACCAAAAGTGTGACTACATACATCTCAATTGATAAATGTACTCCACAATCTTCATGAACTAGTACATAAAGGACAAGTACCACTTCTCAATACAACATTAATCCTCATAATGGAATACATACAGCAGATAAGTTGCTATACAGAATTTTCAGGGTTCTTTTCTCCTCTTTTTCCGTATAACTATGTTTTAACTGCTATGACACACTATTATGACAAAAATTATCAAACTGGAGCAGTTAGAACTTAGAAGCTGTCAATTTTGTAGATTATAAACTCAAAAATAAAAAGGACCAGTATTAAGGTATTTCATTCAAAAATCTGCCTGATCTACCAGTTCTATGCTTCAACTTTCTAGAAGTcataatttaaaatgaaagatAATAAACAATTAAATATGCAATGGTAAAGGGAACTAAAACTAACAATCTATATAAATAGGAACATGTGGTATTATAATAGTGGAAATACAGCAGAAAGCAAAGGATAAAAAACTTACCCTGGAGGAAATTTGCTATCACTACGAGCTTCAACACGGAGCCACCAAAGCAAAACTTGTCTCCCACAGCTTCCTAGTGGCTCCACTATAGAAGTGTCCTTCAACAGAGATAGAGGACTTTCTATATCCTCACCAACAGAATCTAAATCCTTTATCCAGTCAGGTTTATCTTCAGCTCCCTTCCAAAGCAACCTTGAATTCACCACAAACCCAGCCCATTCCAGCTTCTGAGGCAGCACAGTTGCCCTATCATCGATGTAGATTGCATTCTTCCCCTTGTAGGGTAGAGAATTAAAGGTGTGCCAACCAGCCAACTTGTTAGATGCATTACAAGCAGGACCTTGAATGGGCATTGACGGTCTCTTCTCAACCTCCTCAACTGTAGCCAATGATGACTCATCGGCACCACCTGAATGAGCAAGAATCCCAATGGAAACAGCACCAAACCACTTCACATTTTGGATCTCGTCAAATAGGTCCATACTATGCATATTACTATCATCAGCAAACATCACTATCCCATCTAGCTTCTGCTCTCTCACAACTCTGCTCCACCATAGAATCAAATCTAACCTTATCAACACACAATCTAGTAATGACAAGACCAACAAATATAGTCTTACATTGAATTTCCACTACTTTTCAAAATTCGCTGACTCAAAATTGACTGTAACCTTACTTTGAAATCCAAATAGTAAAGACTGCGAAATCTACGGCTAAAATTGAGGAAGCAAACAAGAAAGAAGTGTACCTCAAAGCACGAAGCCGCATTTTAGCCTCCAATTTATGCCGTCGCTCCCAAGAATTCGGCATTCTCTGGTTGAATTCGACATGAATAGTCTTAACTCCCGATTTGGCGATAATCGAAGCGGTTTCATTACTGACTCCACCAGCCTCAACCACGATCCAAACGACGTCATATGGGACTAGCATCAGCGAGTGCATAACACCGGTCAAATGCAGCATCTGGAAAGTCCGTACATAAGTCGGAGTAACCGCAATAACAGTCCTAGGGCTCTTCACTCCAAACTGAATCCTCTGCTCTCTCTGAACTCTCTCAATTATCTGGTGAGCTCTCATAACTTCGGTCGGGTTAGGATGGGGCCAAGGCCGGATCCGGATCCCATGGCGGCCAACGATCACTCTAGAGCTGAGGGTTTTGTTAAGTGCAGGCAGTTCGGGGTTAACAACCGGATTGGAAGGGACATTAAGAGAATTGGCGAGGTCAGCAGTGGAGGTGAGCTGACGGAAGGGCGTGCTGTAGAGATTAGAGGTAGAGGTggagaaaagaaacaaaaaaactaAACGAGAGAAACGGAAACCAAGGACAAGACTAATAAGGCAGCAAACACCGTGAAGAAGGAGCCAAAAGATAGCTGCCGGAGATTTAATCGCACTTTCAGCAGACGAATCTAACGGTGCTGATCCTCTGAAGCTGGTGCTCCGGCGATTCATGTAGCTCTGCTGCAGAGCCGAGAGCTTCATTTGGTTATCCTCCTCTTGCTCTCTAAGCTAGCTCCAGAGAgatagaaagagagaagagagaaaggtGAAGAGtaagaggtgaggaagaagagGGTATTTGTTGAGTTAGTTTGAAGTCTTGGTGGGGTTGGTTTGTTAAGGCGTAAAATTAATCAGAAGGATTTCTTTGAATTCACGAATCAATCGCTTTGCATGTTATTGTCATTGTTGctgctctctctcactctctctctccctctactGTCATTACAGGCACAGACCAAAGAGCGAAGAAAATGACACAGAGGAAGGTTTAGGACATCttaaaataaatccttaatttattttttaatcaaatattcgaacatttattattttttaatacgtaTTAATATGTGACagaatttaatatataatttttttataatattattatataattaatatataaaaaaatttaacatgtaatattttcttattatatataacaaattaataataaacactttcatctttaaatttttaccattttaaatttttttatcaataaatttttattattattaaaatttatattttaaaaaaaataaagaccaAATCATCATTCATCCCTACTCTACTCTTTGACAAccgttcattttatttataataactcATATCTAAATGAACACGAAATGATaatgttataatatatatatatatatatatatatatatatattatgacaaGATGGTTTGAACtttgaagtaaaaaaaaaaatggaaattaaGCATTGTATGTTTAGTAGGTGACAGAAAACAAGTTTCCAGcattaacaaataaaaaatagTGTTAGTTACCATTTGAGGAATAATTGGCATTGTATAATTAAAAGCAAATAATTAGGAGAAATTAAACGGAGATTATACCATTGATTAAACGAATGGCATATTTGAAATTGTGCTTTAAATGtattttttcaaatattattattttaaatattaaaaaaagtaatttaaaaaattatttaaattgtttaaacttttaattaatatattaaataagtaGTTTTTTCAATAATAGCTTCACCTAATCATGTCTATTATCCTATACAATGATTTAATTTTGGGataacaattaaaaaaattatgtacttttaaaatttttttaattttaccttatattataaaaattactaaCAAGATACTAAAGTTTTTAATATTATCAATTCCACCCAATCATTAAGAAAAATGTTATTTCAATAGCAAAAACATCATGTAAATGCCGTATAAAAATATAACTTTAATAATATATAGTAGTTTTTATGTTAGTATACTGAAATAATATGTTTTCACTCAAaaatatatgttaccaattttttCAAGTATCTTAATTCTATATTTTTATTTCGTCTGTTAATATTGAAGAACGATTTATGTGCAACTTGtccaaaatatattaatataaagtaGTTATATTGAATAAAACatattttttccttttatttaaaaagatatattttttttctatattGACTGTAATTAGGTCATACTTACATGGTGCCTTATATAATGTCTTTTTTAATGACTTACAATTTCTTTAATAATGAGATAGAATTGGTAAGAGTTACAATATTCAAGGTTTAATTGGTAATTTCTATAATAGTAGATagaattgtaaaaatttaaaaagtgtatatatatatatatttttttgcatTATCCATTTAATTTTCTCAATTATTTGATTCATTTCGGTTTTTGTTTTTTCAATTTCTTGTCTATTAAGTTATATttttaaagtaaaaaaataatagaaaatgaaataatatattaaaattgtcTTTTCGCCTACAATTTCTTATAAAAATGACAACGGATATGGTATCTATAAAAATCTCTTAACTCGAATCTAATTAATATTCTCAAAACCCGAATCCATctcaaatttgattaaaatttattatcaattaTCCAAATTAGtctcatattttattattattacttgaaaaatacctaaatctatttaattttataaattttaattaataatttacataaaaaaattcattttttagtaataatttatattttaataatttcataaaatatttaaataatattttatttaaaataaaatatataaaagtttatcaatattattattaaaaacttatatttgtatttaattaaatatatatgtaAGCAGGTTGGGTAGCGAATACCCAACATGTAAAATCCGATATCGTTACAAACTTATAAAGGGTGTCATTTTTTAAATCCAAACCCATTCTAAACCCGATTATATACTATCTAAATTCATCTTATTAAAATTCAATTAGGTTGAATGCCCACAAAAATTAAACCTATTACTATCACTAGTTTGTTAGAAAATTGTAAATTGGCACATTCACTTTTTATTTAAAGtaattcataatttataaattaatttaaaattgtttaaacatagtaatttaataattaattcataaatcaaAATAATCTCATCTAAATTTAAATATATCGGACCCGTTTGCCAGTCTACATGCAAGGTCACCAACTTTATTCTAACGTTGTAATGTGCTGTCTTTGGCCAATTGGCACATAGGTGCACCCTAAAGGGTGAAGTTGTGAACAAAGCCAAAAGATtatgtaataaataaatattttgctGTCACCATTGGTGTCAACTTTAGCCTTATGAGATTTCGAGTTCGATAAATAcaagttagaaaaaaaaaataaataatctgTCGTTTGTGGTATTAATTTAGAGATGTTCAGACTCCATCAAGGGCTGGTTCAGAAATagaatcaaatcaatttagatcGAACCAAAATTAATCAAATCTATTTTTAATTCAAACCGTAAATGAATTAAGTTGAAATTGAGCCAAACAATATTAAACTGAAtagttttcattaaaaaaaaacttcAACCATTTGATTTTAACCTAAATCGAAtcaaaatcaaattgaaattaaaatctaAATTGAAATTATGAGAGTTCACAGTTTTGATTCTAATTTATCCTTTTAGgtaaatttattgattttttataattaaattttttaaagagTTTATGtataaatttctttattttaatataatttttaaataaaaaattaaaataaatattcactttctcACCTCCAATGACGTCAGTATTGCATGGAGATTACAAATGAAAACATCAAAATCACAAAACGTAAAGAGAAAATGAATTGAAGGAGCAACATTAACAGCAAATTAAAAGTCCACATTAATCTCCTGTTGCTTAAATCATCTAGAAAATGCTAAGACAATAAAACACCATAACTGGAATCCCATCAATTAATTTTTGCATATTTGGTCCAATTAGGAGTGTCCCTAATTCTCAAGGATTAAGCTAAAAACAACAAATTAATTAAGGCCTTTTCTGGGTCCAAACTCCTATTAAGCATGTGGAGTGTGAAGGAGAGAAAGGGTTTGGTGGGTGGTAAGGTGATTAGTTTTATATCACCTAAATTAGTTAGTTTTCTTCATTGTGTGGCAATCTGCACCTGTCTTTCTGCTGCTCTTAAATCAAACCTAAAATTGTAGCTTTTTAGTAGGGAGATTGAAAGAATGAGGATTCGAATGTGAGTAAATCTGTCAAGTGAGTGATATGTTTTCAATCACTAAATCAAGTTAACTTAGACAAAATTGCTAATTAATTACTCTAAATCTCTTCTTGATTTGATGTTTAGTCTTGTTAATTACCCATAAAACTATCTTTATTTAAGGGGTTAAGCAGAATGGGGTTGTTAATGTTTCTCATTCTTAATGGTTGTTGGTATTTTTTATGGGTGAAACACCAAGGTTTTGGACAAAAATATAAAATGGACAACATAAGATTTTAGGGTTGGATTTTCATTTGTTTATTTGACATGTTTGACATAATGATCATTTAAATAAATGCATTGCAATAGGGATTAAATTTTCTATAGACTGACctcttatataatataaaaagaaacagttgttgttaTGTTAACATCCTAAGTGTTGCAAAGTTgtaaagattaaaaaaataataataatagaaaagAGAGGGAAGCACCGCCTCCTTGTTGAAATGGTTCCATTTTGCTATTTATTTTTACCCTTTCATAGTGTGACAAAGCAAAGAGATTCTTACGTGTATTCGATATATatgtaccatatctcataattatATAAGATTCACTTTACATATTATAAAAAGAGTCTAAATTTTTATAAGAGATGAAGTATTATTTTTGTGTACACTAGAATATTCTATAATCTTCTCACAAAGCAATTCTTTTAGAAAAATACCATAAAAGTGTTATTAAAATAAAGATGgtgtttatattttaaaaaatattaaaataatataatatttatttaattaaataataattttaaaataaataaataaattataaataatatatctttatttatgactttaaataatttttttaatttataaattaaattaaacattaatttattagaactttctatatagatcaaattttccacataaatcaaataaaatactcTCCTTGTTCTGTTCAACCGGTTGGCAACGTCTATATTTGAGGGTTGGGTTTCAGAAATATTTTCCAAAACGGCGTCATTACAGTTACAGCAATTTAAGCCCAATCGACATAGATGAATTGAGCCAAGTCCACTTCTCTTTTCTTGGGCCTATCCCTGCCAAAAGTGGAGAAGAAGAAATCGAATAATTTAAGCCCTATTGACATAGAAAAagcaaataaattttatttttaagataTAAATTTTAGCTATGAAAAAATGGAAATTAACTTAATtgaattttttagaaaatatattaCTTTTAACCAAAAGTCAATTTTTGTGCAAACTATTTTGATATGTTACACCAATAAAAtactatttaaaataatatattaataaccattacataaattaaaaaaataaatttatttacaccacaatttaattttatttaatgtgACATAGTTTATAGTTTAAGCTGGTAAAAAATCAACAATTAGTGCATATTAATTATTTGAAGCTAAATCAATTAAATAATTATCTATATAAGTGGATATTATTTATTGAATAGTTACAAATATTAAAAATCTAAAAATATCTACCGGAGATGATGGATATGACAGTGAGATAGTGGAGTAGTGGTGCAAGTGAGTAATTATGGTATTAGTGGATGGCTTTTGGTGGCTTTGGGTGGTTGTGGGTAGCGGAATGTAGCGAGAAAAATAGGTAAGTAGCGGATGGTTTTTCAATAGTAAAACTTGGTCACTAAGCGGCTCTCTCTATAAATAGACATGCTGGGCTCTAAGTAATTTTTTCTGTAAATATTTTAATTCCTGTAATGAAGATCTTTAATTACCAATGCAATTTACAATTTCATGTTCATATTTCAGTTTCTGCAAATCAATCTTTTAGTTTTTCAGCAAgataattgtcacgacccaacctatgggcctaaagcccccgaggcccgtagtaagcctaactgttcattaacccaactctaaggcccattgggcccaaattcaagaaaacaagcggacaCAACGGACAGAGtcaaatggactttccaacgggagttttcgactcacccgactaaacacaatatatagtcaattgggagctcaccctccacatactaatcaacataataataaatttgaTCTCAGCTccatcatccaatccatcaaacatgcatagcatattaagtttactggtcccaaatttataattttttttacagtcc
This sequence is a window from Hevea brasiliensis isolate MT/VB/25A 57/8 chromosome 10, ASM3005281v1, whole genome shotgun sequence. Protein-coding genes within it:
- the LOC110644745 gene encoding beta-1,4-xylosyltransferase IRX14-like translates to MKLSALQQSYMNRRSTSFRGSAPLDSSAESAIKSPAAIFWLLLHGVCCLISLVLGFRFSRLVFLFLFSTSTSNLYSTPFRQLTSTADLANSLNVPSNPVVNPELPALNKTLSSRVIVGRHGIRIRPWPHPNPTEVMRAHQIIERVQREQRIQFGVKSPRTVIAVTPTYVRTFQMLHLTGVMHSLMLVPYDVVWIVVEAGGVSNETASIIAKSGVKTIHVEFNQRMPNSWERRHKLEAKMRLRALRVVREQKLDGIVMFADDSNMHSMDLFDEIQNVKWFGAVSIGILAHSGGADESSLATVEEVEKRPSMPIQGPACNASNKLAGWHTFNSLPYKGKNAIYIDDRATVLPQKLEWAGFVVNSRLLWKGAEDKPDWIKDLDSVGEDIESPLSLLKDTSIVEPLGSCGRQVLLWWLRVEARSDSKFPPGWIIDPPLEITVPSKRTPWPDVPPELPSTEKAVINIPEHTVKQTKTRSSRSKPRGKRKHEAKVVDTQISTRHSGQN